One Paenibacillus riograndensis SBR5 DNA segment encodes these proteins:
- the rho gene encoding transcription termination factor Rho — translation MDLQISDLEEMKLTDLYKLAKKYQIPYYGTLKKRELIFAILRAQAEQSGLMFMEGVLEILPEGYGFLRPINYLPSAEDIYISASQIRKFDLRSGDLVSGKCRTPKENERYFGLLQVNAVNGENPASAAERLHFPALTPLYPQDKLPLETSPTQLSTRIMDLLAPVGLGQRGLIVAPPKAGKTLLLKEIANSISTNNPEIALFVLLIDERPEEVTDMQRSVKGEVVASTFDELPENHIKVAELVLQRALRLVEHKKDVVILLDSITRLARAYNLVVPPSGRTLSGGIDPAAFHRPKRFFGSARNVEEGGSLTILATALIDTGSRMDDIIYEEFKGTGNMELHLDRKLAERRIFPAIDIRRSGTRREEVLLSKEELDTIWAIRKNMNESYDFVEGFLKKLRDSKTNAEFLASFDVAGNKESSSPSGTASNGGTSNSGSSARRTSRPKTPSVPTT, via the coding sequence ATGGATCTTCAAATTTCCGATTTGGAAGAAATGAAGCTGACCGATTTGTATAAGCTGGCGAAAAAATACCAGATTCCATACTACGGGACGCTAAAAAAACGGGAGCTGATTTTTGCCATCCTCCGGGCTCAGGCGGAACAGAGCGGGCTCATGTTTATGGAAGGTGTGCTCGAAATTTTGCCTGAGGGCTATGGTTTTCTAAGGCCGATTAACTACTTGCCCAGCGCGGAAGATATTTATATATCGGCTTCCCAGATTCGCAAGTTCGATCTTAGAAGCGGCGATCTCGTATCCGGCAAATGCCGCACTCCCAAAGAGAATGAACGCTACTTCGGATTGCTTCAAGTCAACGCCGTCAACGGCGAGAATCCTGCCAGTGCAGCAGAGCGTTTGCATTTTCCGGCGCTGACACCTCTTTATCCGCAAGATAAGCTGCCGCTTGAAACATCCCCTACACAATTGTCTACCCGAATTATGGATTTGCTTGCTCCTGTTGGTCTGGGGCAGCGCGGTTTGATTGTAGCACCTCCCAAAGCAGGGAAAACGCTCCTCCTAAAAGAAATTGCCAACAGCATTTCCACTAACAATCCTGAAATTGCTCTGTTCGTATTGCTGATTGATGAACGTCCCGAGGAAGTAACGGATATGCAGCGTTCTGTGAAGGGCGAAGTTGTGGCATCTACCTTTGATGAGCTTCCAGAGAACCATATCAAGGTAGCCGAGCTTGTACTGCAGCGGGCTTTGCGTTTAGTAGAGCATAAGAAGGATGTTGTCATTTTGCTGGATAGTATTACCCGGCTCGCGCGTGCCTACAACTTGGTTGTGCCTCCATCCGGGCGCACACTGAGCGGCGGTATTGATCCGGCGGCATTCCATCGCCCCAAACGGTTTTTTGGGTCTGCGCGGAATGTGGAGGAAGGCGGAAGCCTCACCATACTCGCAACGGCGCTTATTGATACCGGTTCACGGATGGATGATATTATTTATGAAGAATTTAAAGGTACAGGGAACATGGAGCTTCATTTGGACCGCAAGCTGGCAGAACGCCGCATCTTCCCGGCCATTGATATCCGCCGTTCCGGCACGCGCCGCGAAGAGGTGCTGCTGAGCAAGGAAGAGCTGGACACCATCTGGGCAATTCGCAAAAATATGAACGAGTCCTACGATTTTGTGGAAGGCTTCCTGAAAAAGCTGCGTGACAGCAAGACGAATGCCGAATTCCTGGCCTCCTTTGATGTTGCGGGGAATAAGGAATCTTCGTCTCCAAGCGGAACGGCAAGCAATGGCGGAACCTCGAACAGCGGCTCGTCCGCACGCCGGACATCCCGGCCGAAGACGCCTTCAGTGCCCACCACCTGA
- the dnaX gene encoding DNA polymerase III subunit gamma/tau — protein sequence MEHIALYRAWRPQSFHDMVGQQHIIQTLQNAIREQRVSHAYLFSGPRGTGKTSAAKVLAKAVNCERSEGAEPCNECPSCLRITAGNVMDVQEIDAASNRGVEEIRDLRDKVKYAPTEVRRKVYIIDEVHMLTTEAFNALLKTLEEPPPHVMFILATTEPHKLPATIISRCQRFDFRRVSLEEQTAHLTAICQKEGISADSDALQYIARLSDGGMRDALSILDQISSFTDGQVTYQQVLGMTGGIPSEQFARLATAILEGDMGLLLELVEQLMHEGKSADKCLENLLYYFRDLLMIKMVPGADQLTDRVLNPADFRDMAAAFTRDRLFLIVETLTRYLGEMKYATHPQTLFEVALMKLCSLQQQEGSPHGTTPQAASSHVVGGNAAAVDSGELEHLKRQIAALEKKLEQAMQSGAMSGGGRGEQGNQGRQPAQAPAPRVSSPSKLPPQLDKFIAGKDSPDFAEVYKKWSVVLQGVKEEKVTVHAWFVDGEPVAVMEDAVLVAFKNTIHRDTTEKPANRQVIENVFAARLGKPYRLVTMMLRDWNEAATKTAAQTSTEELQLEHEHETGDTRTEPWIDEAIQLFGEDLVVIKE from the coding sequence GTGGAACATATCGCGCTGTATCGTGCCTGGCGGCCGCAGTCGTTTCATGACATGGTAGGACAACAGCACATTATTCAGACGCTGCAGAATGCAATTCGTGAACAGCGGGTTTCGCATGCCTATCTGTTCAGCGGACCGCGGGGTACAGGCAAGACAAGTGCCGCCAAAGTGCTCGCCAAAGCTGTCAATTGCGAGCGCAGTGAAGGCGCTGAGCCATGCAATGAATGCCCATCCTGTCTGCGGATCACCGCGGGGAATGTCATGGATGTGCAGGAAATTGACGCAGCGTCGAACCGGGGCGTTGAAGAGATACGTGATCTCCGGGACAAGGTGAAATATGCGCCTACCGAAGTTCGCCGTAAAGTGTATATTATTGATGAAGTGCATATGCTGACTACAGAAGCTTTTAATGCGCTGCTGAAGACGCTGGAGGAGCCGCCTCCGCATGTGATGTTTATTCTGGCGACCACAGAACCGCATAAATTGCCGGCAACGATTATTTCCCGCTGCCAGCGTTTTGATTTTCGCCGGGTGTCACTGGAAGAGCAGACAGCTCACTTAACAGCGATCTGCCAGAAGGAAGGGATTTCGGCGGACTCAGATGCGCTGCAGTATATTGCCCGCCTTTCCGATGGCGGGATGCGCGATGCGCTCAGTATACTGGACCAGATTTCTTCCTTTACAGATGGCCAAGTCACCTATCAACAAGTGCTGGGCATGACCGGAGGGATTCCCTCCGAACAATTTGCACGCCTGGCTACGGCCATTCTGGAAGGGGATATGGGACTGCTTCTGGAGCTGGTCGAGCAGCTTATGCACGAAGGCAAGAGTGCTGATAAATGTCTGGAGAACCTGCTGTATTATTTCCGCGATTTACTGATGATCAAGATGGTGCCGGGAGCCGATCAACTAACGGACCGTGTACTGAATCCGGCGGACTTCCGTGATATGGCGGCGGCATTTACCCGGGACCGGCTGTTTCTGATCGTAGAGACGCTGACCCGTTATCTGGGGGAGATGAAGTACGCTACGCATCCGCAAACCTTGTTTGAAGTAGCGCTGATGAAGCTCTGCAGCCTGCAGCAGCAAGAGGGTTCCCCGCACGGGACTACTCCGCAAGCGGCTTCTTCCCATGTAGTTGGCGGCAATGCTGCAGCTGTGGACTCCGGTGAACTGGAACATCTCAAACGGCAGATTGCTGCCTTGGAGAAGAAGCTGGAGCAGGCTATGCAGTCCGGCGCCATGTCCGGTGGAGGACGCGGAGAGCAGGGCAATCAAGGCAGACAGCCTGCCCAGGCGCCTGCGCCGCGGGTATCCTCTCCTTCCAAGCTGCCGCCGCAGCTGGATAAGTTTATTGCGGGCAAGGACAGCCCCGATTTTGCGGAAGTGTATAAAAAGTGGAGTGTTGTCCTGCAGGGTGTGAAGGAAGAGAAGGTCACGGTTCACGCCTGGTTTGTCGACGGAGAGCCTGTGGCTGTTATGGAAGACGCTGTGCTGGTTGCCTTTAAGAATACAATTCACCGTGATACCACTGAGAAACCTGCGAACAGACAGGTAATTGAGAACGTATTTGCGGCCCGTCTGGGCAAACCTTACCGGCTTGTGACGATGATGCTCCGCGACTGGAACGAGGCTGCAACGAAAACTGCTGCGCAGACCAGTACAGAGGAACTTCAATTGGAGCATGAACACGAAACGGGGGATACCCGGACTGAACCATGGATTGACGAGGCGATCCAGCTCTTTGGGGAAGACCTTGTTGTCATAAAAGAATAG
- the rpmE gene encoding 50S ribosomal protein L31, producing MQSAIQPKYNVTKVTCACGNTFETGSVKAELRVEICSSCHPFFTGKQKFMDAGGRVDKFKKKYGI from the coding sequence ATGCAATCAGCAATTCAACCCAAGTACAATGTAACCAAGGTAACCTGTGCGTGTGGCAATACCTTCGAGACCGGTTCTGTAAAGGCAGAGCTGCGTGTCGAAATTTGCTCCAGCTGCCACCCGTTCTTCACGGGCAAGCAGAAGTTCATGGATGCCGGTGGCCGTGTTGATAAATTTAAGAAAAAATATGGTATCTAA
- a CDS encoding UDP-N-acetylglucosamine 1-carboxyvinyltransferase yields the protein MEKLMIGGGRPLEGVVTISGAKNSAIALIPAAILAESEVVLDNLPSLSDVAVYSEILEELGATVSWTGSQMRINPSRIVSIPMPNGPVKKLRASYYMMGALLGRFKEATIGLPGGCNFEPRPIDQHIKGFEALGATVTNDHGSIHLYAKELRGAKIYLDVSSVGATINIMLAASRAKGSTIIENAAKEPEIIDVATLLNSMGAVIKGAGTETIRIEGVTEMHGCRHSIIPDRIQAGTYMIAAAATRGNVLIDNVIPKHLEALTAKLLEMGVNIEELDESIRVIGQGKYEHADVKALIYPGFATDLQSPMTSMLTQAEGVSVLSDFVYSNRFKHVPELVRMGAKIRVEGRSAIIEGSRLNAAKVKAADLRAGAALVIAGLTVEEGITEVTGVEFIDRGYDNLVSNLRNLGADVWRENE from the coding sequence ATGGAAAAATTAATGATTGGCGGTGGACGTCCTTTAGAAGGCGTTGTCACCATCAGTGGAGCGAAGAATAGTGCGATTGCGCTTATTCCTGCGGCGATTTTGGCCGAGTCTGAAGTTGTTCTGGATAACTTGCCGTCCCTTAGCGATGTAGCTGTATACTCCGAAATTCTGGAAGAGCTTGGAGCCACGGTTTCCTGGACAGGCAGCCAGATGAGAATTAATCCCTCCCGTATCGTATCCATTCCAATGCCTAACGGACCGGTGAAGAAACTCCGGGCCTCGTATTATATGATGGGAGCGCTTCTTGGAAGATTTAAGGAGGCAACGATTGGTCTTCCCGGGGGCTGCAATTTTGAACCCCGTCCGATTGACCAGCACATTAAGGGCTTTGAAGCGCTGGGTGCGACTGTCACCAACGATCATGGCTCTATTCACTTGTATGCCAAGGAACTGCGCGGCGCCAAAATCTATCTGGACGTATCCAGCGTAGGTGCCACTATTAACATTATGCTTGCGGCTTCACGCGCCAAGGGCTCAACAATTATTGAAAATGCGGCTAAAGAGCCTGAGATTATAGATGTAGCAACCCTCTTGAACTCCATGGGCGCTGTTATTAAGGGCGCGGGAACTGAAACGATCCGGATCGAAGGGGTCACGGAAATGCACGGCTGCCGTCATTCCATCATTCCCGACCGTATTCAAGCTGGAACATATATGATTGCTGCTGCAGCTACGCGCGGCAATGTATTGATAGATAATGTGATCCCGAAGCATTTGGAGGCGCTGACGGCCAAGCTCCTGGAGATGGGCGTGAATATTGAAGAACTGGATGAGAGCATCCGGGTCATCGGCCAGGGCAAATACGAGCATGCTGATGTAAAAGCACTGATATACCCCGGATTTGCCACCGATTTGCAATCCCCAATGACAAGTATGCTTACCCAGGCAGAAGGGGTCAGTGTGCTCAGTGATTTTGTATACAGCAACCGGTTTAAGCATGTGCCGGAACTGGTGCGTATGGGCGCCAAAATCCGTGTCGAAGGACGTTCCGCCATTATTGAGGGAAGCAGGCTGAATGCTGCGAAGGTCAAAGCTGCCGATCTGCGTGCAGGCGCAGCGCTTGTGATTGCCGGACTTACGGTGGAGGAAGGAATTACCGAGGTTACCGGTGTGGAATTTATCGACCGTGGTTACGACAATCTGGTCAGCAACTTGCGTAATTTGGGAGCCGACGTATGGCGCGAGAACGAATAG
- a CDS encoding radical SAM protein, with amino-acid sequence MYLVYADEQGNVYDHSELYGLARSGDMIVEMLEEELIPLPEGATLVGLPNTRAVGMNPKTGEMLPLPEGSQAVGALLPQGFTRLCLPGYVKTDKSYKLPLFGYSAVVWKDGGFYVAADLTDDPEQWNPLNCDREDVEAGVGSLTAKYPGNRLYGHLSNCALGYECLTSSNTFLGRWEGAVPVSYSCNAGCFGCISEQPDDSGFVSPQTRMNFRPTVNEISEVMLEHLKTPQSIISFGQGCEGEPSTQAKLIIEAIREVRSITDMGYININTNAGLSDHIRGIVDAGLDLMRVSTISALDDHYNAYYKPRGYTLANVEKSLKYAASQGVYTSINYLIFPGVTDREEEIEAMVEFVRRTDLKLIQMRNLNIDPESYLELIPPAQGEILGMKTMLEIFREELPDVVIGSYTHVPPADLARAKQRRVKI; translated from the coding sequence ATGTATTTGGTATATGCCGACGAACAAGGAAACGTATATGATCATTCCGAGCTGTACGGTTTGGCCCGCAGCGGGGATATGATTGTTGAGATGCTGGAGGAAGAGTTAATACCGCTGCCTGAAGGGGCCACCCTGGTAGGGTTGCCTAATACGCGCGCAGTGGGCATGAACCCTAAGACAGGTGAAATGCTGCCGTTGCCGGAAGGATCGCAGGCGGTGGGAGCATTGCTGCCGCAAGGCTTTACCCGTCTGTGTCTTCCCGGCTACGTCAAGACAGACAAGTCGTATAAGCTTCCACTTTTCGGCTATTCCGCAGTAGTGTGGAAAGATGGCGGCTTTTACGTGGCTGCGGATCTTACGGATGATCCCGAGCAGTGGAATCCGCTTAATTGTGATCGGGAGGATGTTGAAGCTGGAGTGGGCAGTTTAACTGCCAAGTACCCGGGGAACCGTCTTTACGGCCACCTTTCCAATTGTGCACTTGGCTACGAATGTCTGACCTCCTCCAACACCTTTTTGGGGCGGTGGGAAGGAGCGGTTCCTGTTTCCTATTCCTGCAATGCCGGATGCTTCGGCTGTATTTCCGAACAGCCGGACGACAGCGGCTTTGTATCGCCGCAGACACGAATGAACTTTCGCCCTACGGTGAATGAGATTTCAGAGGTAATGCTGGAGCATCTGAAAACGCCCCAGTCCATAATCAGCTTCGGCCAGGGCTGTGAAGGTGAACCGTCTACTCAAGCAAAGCTTATTATCGAGGCGATTCGTGAAGTCCGGTCCATTACAGATATGGGCTACATCAACATTAATACGAATGCCGGCCTAAGCGATCATATTCGCGGCATCGTTGATGCCGGACTGGATTTAATGCGTGTCAGTACAATCAGCGCGCTGGATGACCACTATAATGCTTATTACAAACCGCGTGGCTATACGTTAGCTAATGTCGAGAAGTCTCTGAAATACGCAGCTTCACAGGGTGTGTATACATCAATCAATTACCTGATCTTTCCGGGGGTCACGGACCGCGAAGAAGAGATTGAGGCGATGGTGGAATTCGTTAGACGTACAGACCTGAAGCTGATACAAATGCGCAACCTCAATATTGACCCGGAGAGCTACCTGGAATTAATACCCCCGGCTCAAGGAGAGATTCTGGGAATGAAGACGATGCTGGAGATTTTCCGTGAAGAGCTTCCGGATGTTGTCATAGGTTCGTATACCCATGTGCCGCCTGCAGATTTGGCCCGGGCCAAGCAGCGGCGGGTGAAAATCTAG
- a CDS encoding response regulator codes for MEKKKVLIVDDQNGIRILLMEVFNSEGYATFQAANGKLALDIVRSESPDLVLLDMKIPGMDGLEILKHLKEINPAIKVIMMTAYGELDMIKEATKLGALMHFTKPFDIDEMRIAVNMHLNNKSIDQCS; via the coding sequence ATGGAAAAGAAAAAAGTGTTAATTGTCGATGATCAGAACGGAATCCGAATTCTCCTCATGGAAGTATTTAATAGTGAAGGGTATGCCACATTTCAAGCCGCTAACGGAAAACTGGCATTGGACATTGTCCGCAGCGAATCGCCCGACCTGGTCTTGCTCGATATGAAAATTCCGGGGATGGACGGACTTGAGATCCTGAAGCATTTGAAGGAGATCAATCCGGCTATCAAGGTCATTATGATGACAGCTTACGGTGAACTGGATATGATTAAGGAGGCGACCAAGCTGGGAGCGCTAATGCATTTTACTAAGCCGTTTGACATCGATGAGATGCGGATAGCTGTGAACATGCACCTTAACAATAAGTCTATAGACCAATGCAGCTAA
- the rpoE gene encoding DNA-directed RNA polymerase subunit delta encodes MSTPLNLKLDPEKVKEMPMVDLAFLVLKAANTPYYYRDLMVEVAKLRGMTEEQTNDTIAQLYTEINIDGRFACVGTNLWGLKRWYPLERSDDPVGNSKRPRIINDEDDDLEDDDFAEEEDNYAAEEEDFDAIDEDRDDLYSDDDSEEEVDEDVVIDEDDIDEDDVDDEDSEDGDDEDADDEDENDNY; translated from the coding sequence GTGAGTACGCCACTCAATTTAAAGCTGGACCCCGAGAAAGTAAAAGAAATGCCGATGGTGGACCTGGCTTTTCTGGTGCTCAAAGCAGCCAATACACCCTATTATTACCGTGACCTGATGGTCGAAGTGGCCAAGCTGCGCGGGATGACAGAAGAACAAACGAACGATACTATTGCACAGTTATATACCGAGATCAACATTGACGGGCGGTTTGCCTGCGTCGGAACCAACCTGTGGGGATTGAAACGCTGGTATCCGCTGGAACGCTCCGATGACCCGGTCGGCAACTCCAAACGTCCGCGTATTATCAATGACGAGGATGACGATCTGGAGGATGACGACTTCGCAGAAGAGGAAGATAACTACGCAGCAGAAGAAGAGGATTTCGACGCTATCGATGAAGATCGTGACGACCTCTATTCCGACGACGACAGCGAAGAAGAAGTTGACGAAGATGTTGTAATCGACGAAGATGACATCGACGAAGACGACGTGGATGATGAGGATTCCGAAGACGGCGACGATGAAGATGCCGATGATGAGGACGAGAACGACAACTATTAG
- a CDS encoding S8 family peptidase yields MDYYRFWQILLNEISAAPKNADRRIVTFKDARQYAGALSEWKSLKAKTPGLRRVQMSPLIRAFFVPAAGAGKLLQTFEDALCIEEDARIQVHAAAPEKSGASLMPWGVKAIHAPQAWSRSTGVHVKIGVIDTGADYRHPDLKHSLASGVNLLYRGMLPFDDNGHGTHIAGTLAAAGGTRGMMGVAPRAQLYPVKAFDHNGSAYVSDIVLGIDWCVQNRIDIINMSFGMKTRSKALHDVVIKAYRAGIAIIASSGNDGKRGGDYPARYPETIAVGALDRRHRVAAFSNRGPYIDVYGPGESVTSCWLKEGYKEMSGTSMATSHVTGAAALLLALRPGLSPRELKLLLRRTASPVRLRKGQRRAALGGGAADALRLLRAGARAKRAAAAKA; encoded by the coding sequence ATGGATTACTACAGATTTTGGCAGATACTGCTTAATGAGATATCGGCTGCCCCCAAAAATGCCGACCGGCGCATCGTTACCTTCAAAGATGCCCGCCAGTATGCCGGAGCGCTGTCAGAGTGGAAATCGCTGAAGGCGAAAACACCGGGACTGCGGCGAGTGCAGATGTCCCCGCTGATCCGGGCATTTTTTGTGCCTGCTGCCGGAGCAGGTAAGCTGCTCCAAACCTTTGAAGATGCCCTGTGTATCGAAGAGGATGCACGGATACAAGTCCACGCGGCGGCCCCTGAAAAATCGGGCGCCTCCTTAATGCCCTGGGGCGTTAAAGCGATTCATGCCCCGCAGGCCTGGTCCAGATCCACCGGGGTGCACGTGAAAATCGGTGTCATTGATACAGGGGCCGACTACCGGCATCCGGATCTCAAGCATTCGCTGGCCTCCGGCGTGAACCTGCTGTACCGCGGCATGCTCCCTTTCGATGACAATGGACACGGCACCCATATCGCCGGAACGCTGGCAGCGGCCGGCGGCACCCGCGGCATGATGGGTGTGGCGCCACGGGCGCAGCTGTATCCGGTCAAGGCTTTTGACCATAACGGCTCGGCTTATGTGTCCGATATTGTGCTGGGCATCGACTGGTGCGTACAGAACAGGATCGATATTATTAATATGAGCTTCGGCATGAAGACCCGAAGCAAAGCCCTTCACGATGTGGTGATCAAGGCCTACCGGGCCGGGATCGCCATCATCGCTTCCTCCGGCAACGACGGCAAACGCGGCGGGGATTATCCCGCCCGCTACCCCGAGACGATCGCCGTCGGCGCCTTGGACCGAAGGCACCGCGTCGCGGCCTTCAGCAACCGCGGTCCGTATATTGATGTATACGGACCCGGGGAAAGCGTGACCTCCTGCTGGCTGAAGGAGGGCTACAAAGAGATGAGCGGCACCTCCATGGCGACCTCGCATGTCACGGGAGCCGCCGCCTTGCTGCTCGCGCTGCGCCCGGGGCTCTCGCCACGGGAGCTGAAGCTGCTCCTGCGCCGCACGGCCTCGCCGGTGCGGCTGCGCAAGGGCCAGCGCCGCGCAGCCTTGGGCGGCGGCGCGGCCGATGCCCTGCGCCTGCTGCGGGCAGGCGCGCGGGCGAAGCGGGCCGCCGCTGCGAAGGCATAG
- the fba gene encoding class II fructose-1,6-bisphosphate aldolase, translating into MPLVSMTDMLNKALQGKYAVGQYNINNLEWTQAILGAAEEEKSPVILGVSEGAARHMGGFYTVVKMVEGLIHDMKITVPVAIHLDHGSSFDKCKEAIDAGFTSVMIDGSHHPIDENIEMTKKVVDYAHAKGVSVEAEVGTVGGQEDDVIGGIQYADLNECVRIVKETGIDTLAPALGSVHGPYHGEPNLGFKEMEEIRDAVKLPLVLHGGTGIPEHDIKKSISLGTSKINVNTENQIAFAKVVREVLAAKPDAYDPRTFIAPGREAIKQTVIGKIREFGSSNKA; encoded by the coding sequence ATGCCATTAGTATCGATGACAGACATGTTAAACAAAGCACTACAAGGAAAATACGCAGTAGGCCAGTACAACATCAACAACCTGGAGTGGACTCAAGCGATTCTTGGTGCCGCAGAAGAAGAGAAGTCACCAGTAATCCTTGGCGTATCCGAAGGCGCAGCCCGTCACATGGGCGGATTCTACACCGTTGTGAAGATGGTTGAAGGTCTTATCCATGACATGAAGATCACTGTACCGGTTGCCATTCACCTGGATCACGGTTCCAGCTTTGACAAATGTAAAGAAGCGATTGATGCCGGATTCACATCTGTAATGATCGACGGTTCCCATCACCCAATTGATGAGAATATCGAAATGACCAAAAAAGTTGTAGATTATGCTCATGCAAAAGGTGTTTCTGTAGAAGCTGAAGTGGGTACTGTCGGCGGACAGGAAGATGACGTTATCGGCGGCATTCAGTATGCGGACCTGAACGAATGCGTGCGTATCGTCAAAGAAACAGGCATCGATACCTTGGCTCCTGCGCTTGGTTCCGTACATGGCCCTTACCATGGCGAGCCTAACCTTGGGTTCAAAGAAATGGAAGAAATCCGTGATGCGGTTAAACTTCCATTGGTTCTGCACGGCGGAACTGGTATTCCAGAGCATGACATCAAGAAATCCATCTCCCTGGGTACTTCCAAAATCAACGTAAACACTGAGAACCAGATCGCATTTGCTAAGGTTGTTCGCGAAGTGCTGGCTGCAAAACCGGATGCTTACGATCCGCGTACATTCATCGCACCAGGCCGCGAAGCTATCAAACAGACCGTTATCGGCAAAATCCGCGAGTTCGGCTCCAGCAACAAAGCCTAA
- a CDS encoding CTP synthase yields MTKYIFVTGGVVSSLGKGITAASLGRLLKNRGLKVTIQKFDPYINVDPGTMSPYQHGEVFVTDDGAETDLDLGHYERFIDINLSKNSNVTTGKIYSSVISKERRGEYLGGTVQVIPHITNEIKERVFRAGRETGSDVVITEIGGTVGDIESLPFLEAIRQIKSDIGRENVMYIHVTLIPYIKAAGEVKTKPTQHSVKELRSIGIQPNVIVCRTEYALSDDMKAKIALFCDIDANAVVECRDASTLYEVPLNLRDEGLDEIVVNHLKLTTPAPDMREWENMLGRIQKLERTVEIAIVGKYVALHDAYLSVVESLSHAGFAANAEVKVRWVDAELVTDENVGELLGGIGGILVPGGFGDRGIEGKISAIRYAREQSIPFFGICLGMQVSVIEYGRSILGLAGANSSEIDPATLHPLIDLLPEQKDIEDMGGTMRLGLYPCKLLPESLAMSCYDDELVYERHRHRYEFNNAYRDEIEKAGLVISGTSPDGRLVEIVELPGHPWFLSVQFHPEFTSRPNRPQPLFREFVKASLTHSEQL; encoded by the coding sequence GTGACAAAGTATATTTTTGTAACGGGTGGTGTCGTGTCTTCCCTGGGCAAAGGGATTACCGCCGCTTCCCTGGGCAGGCTGCTCAAGAACAGAGGTTTGAAGGTGACGATTCAAAAATTCGATCCTTATATTAATGTAGACCCTGGAACCATGAGTCCTTATCAGCATGGCGAAGTGTTCGTAACCGACGATGGGGCGGAAACTGACCTGGACCTTGGGCACTATGAACGGTTTATTGACATCAATCTCTCGAAGAACAGCAACGTGACTACTGGCAAGATCTATTCCTCGGTCATCAGCAAAGAGCGCCGCGGGGAATATTTGGGCGGCACGGTTCAAGTGATTCCGCATATCACGAACGAGATCAAGGAACGCGTATTCCGCGCTGGACGTGAAACCGGGTCCGATGTAGTGATTACCGAAATCGGCGGTACCGTGGGCGATATCGAGAGCTTGCCGTTTCTGGAAGCAATCCGTCAGATCAAAAGTGACATCGGCCGTGAGAATGTGATGTACATTCATGTCACCCTGATTCCGTATATCAAGGCTGCCGGAGAAGTTAAAACCAAACCGACTCAGCACAGCGTCAAGGAACTGCGCAGTATCGGGATTCAGCCGAATGTCATTGTCTGCCGCACGGAATATGCGCTTTCTGATGACATGAAGGCCAAAATCGCCCTGTTCTGCGATATCGATGCCAATGCAGTGGTGGAATGCCGCGATGCATCGACCTTGTATGAAGTGCCGCTCAACCTTCGGGATGAAGGGCTGGACGAAATTGTAGTCAATCATTTGAAGCTGACGACACCTGCTCCGGATATGCGCGAATGGGAAAATATGCTGGGCCGGATCCAGAAGCTGGAGCGCACGGTTGAAATCGCCATCGTCGGTAAATATGTAGCCCTGCATGATGCTTATTTGAGTGTAGTGGAGTCCCTTTCGCATGCCGGCTTTGCGGCCAATGCCGAGGTGAAGGTCCGCTGGGTGGATGCTGAGCTTGTTACCGACGAGAATGTCGGCGAATTGCTGGGCGGCATCGGCGGCATTCTCGTTCCAGGCGGCTTCGGGGACCGGGGGATCGAAGGCAAGATTTCTGCCATTCGTTATGCCCGTGAACAATCCATTCCGTTCTTCGGTATCTGCCTTGGGATGCAGGTTTCCGTTATTGAATACGGCCGTTCCATTCTGGGACTGGCAGGTGCGAACAGCTCGGAGATTGATCCGGCTACACTGCACCCGCTGATTGACCTGCTGCCGGAGCAGAAGGATATCGAAGACATGGGCGGAACTATGCGTCTTGGTCTTTACCCATGTAAGCTTCTTCCTGAATCACTGGCAATGTCCTGCTACGATGATGAATTGGTATATGAACGCCACCGTCACCGGTATGAGTTCAACAACGCCTACCGTGATGAGATTGAAAAAGCCGGCCTCGTAATCTCCGGAACCTCTCCGGATGGCCGTCTGGTGGAGATCGTCGAGCTTCCGGGCCATCCGTGGTTCCTCTCGGTACAGTTCCATCCAGAGTTTACCTCCCGTCCGAACCGTCCGCAGCCGCTTTTCCGTGAATTTGTCAAAGCGTCGCTGACTCATTCCGAACAATTGTAA